From a single Brettanomyces bruxellensis chromosome 5, complete sequence genomic region:
- the FAS1_2 gene encoding beta subunit of fatty acid synthetase, with translation MTVSRPLVINHGSIETTILTPQEDYLFYQQLTAGFYKSLPDPTESFAGDEEPSTKAELLMKFLGYVVNSVDTIDTEKRRAAKLIIDEFETRFLRGQNIHAFATHALDSEEHPTSLVKVQNNLIKNYYLGKVFLDPAFGMNHEDLGKPALYRAAQDGEADIFAIFGGQGNTDDYFEELREIFNIYHGLVFDFLSKIECQVKSLIATTSDADKVYTHGFDLINWLEEPSATPDTQLLLSIPVSCPLICAIQLCHYLISCKACGITPGQLRAVVKGTTGHSQGLVTSLVVASSDSWKSFEENSMKAIQFLFFLAVRCTQVYPRTSLAPSMMNDSEDNGEGTPGPMLSIRDLSIDQINEFVADTNRHLPESKHINISLVNGARNVVVTGPPESLYGLNLNLRKAKAPAGLSQARVPYSQRKLSFSSRFLPITSPFHSHLLTPANKLIFEDFKRVGLSFSKEEIAIPVFDTFTGEDLREYSESSISERAVNLITTLPVHWVKATNFKSTHIVDFGPGGASGLGVLTHRNKEGTGVRIIMAGALGSSADSVEFGLKQELFDINRASLKFAPNWLEQYRPKLLRTKAGKVYVDTKFSRLLSRPPLMVPGMTPTTVSPDFVAATINSGYHIEMAGGGYFTRSIMVDALKQVASKIKPGSGIGINLIYVNPRMLQWGIPMIKDLREHGFPIQSLTIGAGVPSLEVASEYIKTLHLRHLGLKPGSIDAISQCIKIAKAFPDFPIVLQWTGGRAGGHHSYEDFHQPILQMYGKIRRCSNIILVAGSGFGSTEDTYPYLTGSWSLKYDYPEMPFDGILFGSRVMVAKEAKTSPAAKEAIAACPGVPDSEWEATYKKPTGGILTVTSEMGEPIHKIATRGVIFWKEMDKTIFSLPKAKMLEALKKKKSYIISKLNADFQKPWFGRNADGVCDLGDMTYEEVATRCVELMYVRKSSRWIDPTLRNFTGTFLRRVEERFADAPTTSVIQHFNDLEEPDDAVAKVFSKYPGAKTQIISAEDCDYFISMCLSPTQKPVPFVPVLDENFEYFFKKDSLWQSEDLEAVVGGDVQRTCILQGPVATRYATKVDEPIKTILDDIHEGHIKKLLKDEYDDDIANVPVVEYFAVDDQISEEPIKHLKISHPSKGTVEYSVNSHLPDIEKWFKVLAGKEFNWRRAFISSKVFVEGYNHAANAARKVLKPHKHMQVSISGLDKDDESIVISASIPIRGQQREVVNISRSGSKILMKLIESRTHDGVPVALELLYDYDPSDGFAPIREQMSDRNTRIKEFYWKVWFGAKSPVDLDFSVDSTIDGGSTTINPKDIVELTHAVGNSCEYFVPRPDREQLAPMDFAIVIGWRAIMKAIFPKTVDGDILKLVHLSNSYRMISGSTPLKAGDKVSSDANIVSVINGPTGKTVRVVGHIYRSGKEVIQVISEFFYRGHYTDYEHTFKKIVETPVELKLTTAKDVAVLKSKEWFHCDSETALLGKVLTFRLTSVYKYKSEDVYSYVSTSGAVCYELLTKEVKKVANVEYVAGESFGNPVIEYLSRTGKPIEQPLMFENKIPLAKALRTKSPGSNETYAAVSGDFNPIHVNKVFSSYADLPSTITHGMFSSASIRSLVEMYAADGVAPRVRAYTANFVGMVLPNDELSTTLEHVGMINGRKIIKIETKKVETDEVVLTGEAEIDQPITTFVFTGQGSQEQGMGMDLYKTSEVARAVWDKADKHLIDTYGFSILNIITNNPKELTVHFGGPKGRAVRENYISMLFEYVDENGHLKSEKIFKGIDENTTTYTFRSSNGLLSATQFTQPALTLMEKAAFEDMKSKGLIPEKCMFAGHSLGEYSALASIASVMPIESLVDVVFYRGMTMQVAVPRDNLGRSNYGMVAVDPRRVGKSFDDEGLRFVIEHIDKQTGWLLEIVNYNVENQQYVAAGDLRALDTLTNTLNIVKMQKIDISKLLEMMPIEKVAEELSKIVAKVSKDSLAKPQPITLKRGFACIPLRGISVPFHSSYLRSGVKPFKRFLIKKIPKSAVKPASLIDRYIPNLTGKPFELTKDYFEYVYKLTHSDKIKEILDNWESYEKA, from the coding sequence ATGACCGTTAGCAGACCTCTGGTGATCAACCACGGTTCCATCGAAACAACAATTTTAACTCCTCAAGAGGATTATCTTTTCTATCAGCAGCTGACTGCAGGTTTTTACAAATCTCTCCCGGATCCAACTGAGAGCTTTGCAGGTGATGAGGAGCCATCCACGAAGGCCGAGCTCcttatgaagtttttgggATATGTTGTCAACTCGGTAGATACAATTGACACAGAGAAAAGGCGTGCTGCAAAGTTGATCATCGATGAGTTCGAAACACGTTTCCTCCGTGGTCAGAACATCCATGCTTTTGCTACTCATGCTTTAGACAGCGAGGAGCACCCTACATCTCTCGTCAAGGTTCAGAACAATTTGATCAAGAACTACTATTTGGGTAAGGTCTTTCTTGATCCGGCATTTGGTATGAACCACGAGGATCTGGGAAAGCCTGCCTTATACAGGGCAGCACAGGACGGAGAGGCCGATATCTTTGCTATCTTCGGTGGTCAGGGTAACACAGACGACTACTTTGAAGAGTTGAGAGAAATCTTCAACATATATCACGGTTTGGTGTTTGATTTCCTCTCCAAAATCGAATGCCAGGTCAAATCCCTTATTGCAACCACTTCTGATGCTGACAAGGTTTATACACATGGATTTGACCTCATTAACTGGTTGGAGGAACCCTCTGCTACCCCAGATACCCAGCTACTGCTTTCAATTCCAGTGTCTTGCCCCTTGATATGTGCTATTCAACTTTGCCACTATCTTATCAGTTGCAAGGCTTGTGGCATTACTCCAGGGCAGTTGCGTGCAGTTGTGAAGGGCACTACTGGTCATTCGCAAGGTTTAGTGACGTCTCTTGTTGTTGCCTCATCCGACTCCTGGAAGTCGTTTGAGGAAAATTCCATGAAGGCTATccaatttttgttcttccttGCTGTCAGATGCACCCAGGTCTATCCAAGAACATCGCTCGCACCATCCATGATGAATGATTCCGAGGATAATGGTGAGGGAACACCTGGCCCTATGCTTTCCATCAGAGACCTCTCCATCGATCAGATCAATGAATTTGTTGCGGACACCAACAGACACTTGCCGGAATCCAAGCACATAAACATTTCATTGGTCAACGGTGCGAGAAATGTTGTTGTCACGGGTCCTCCCGAGTCTCTATATGGTCTCAATCTGAATCTCAGAAAGGCGAAGGCTCCGGCCGGTTTGAGCCAGGCCAGAGTTCCTTATTCTCAGCGTAAACTCTCGTTCTCGTCCAGATTCTTGCCAATCACGTCCCCATTCCATTCACACCTTTTGACGCCTGCCAATAAGTTGATTTTCGAGGACTTCAAACGGGTCGGGCTTTCGTTCTCTAAGGAGGAGATTGCTATCCCAGTATTCGACACTTTCACCGGGGAAGATCTTCGTGAATACTCCGAAAGCTCGATTTCAGAACGAGCAGTGAACTTGATTACCACCTTGCCTGTTCACTGGGTCAAGGCCACCAACTTCAAGTCTACGCACATTGTTGACTTCGGACCGGGTGGTGCTTCCGGATTGGGCGTGTTGACCCACAGAAACAAGGAGGGTACGGGTGTTAGAATCATCATGGCCGGTGCACTAGGTTCATCTGCCGATTCGGTGGAATTTGGACTGAAGCAAGAACTCTTTGACATCAACCGTGCCTCCTTGAAATTTGCTCCAAACTGGCTCGAGCAATACAGACCAAAGCTTTTGCGTACCAAGGCAGGAAAGGTTTATGTTGATACCAAGTTTTCTCGTCTTCTCAGCAGACCTCCACTTATGGTTCCTGGAATGACGCCAACTACCGTTTCACCCGACTTTGTTGCTGCTACAATCAACTCCGGATACCACATCGAGATGGCTGGAGGTGGTTACTTCACCAGATCCATCATGGTTGATGCTTTGAAGCAGGTTGCATCCAAGATCAAGCCTGGCTCTGGAATTGGCATCAACTTGATTTATGTCAATCCTAGAATGCTCCAGTGGGGCATTCCAATGATCAAGGATCTCCGTGAGCATGGCTTCCCTATTCAGTCATTGACCATTGGTGCTGGTGTTCCATCTTTGGAAGTTGCCTCTGAGTACATCAAGACCTTACACTTGAGGCATTTGGGTTTGAAGCCTGGATCCATTGATGCTATCAGCCAGTGTATCAAGATCGCAAAAGCCTTCCCAGACTTCCCGATTGTTTTGCAGTGGACCGGAGGCCGTGCCGGTGGTCATCACTCGTATGAGGACTTCCATCAGCCTATTCTTCAGATGTACGGCAAGATTAGACGCTGCTCAAACATAATTCTTGTTGCAGGCTCTGGCTTTGGCTCAACTGAGGACACCTATCCTTACTTGACCGGTTCTTGGTCTCTGAAGTATGATTATCCTGAGATGCCTTTTGATGGTATTCTATTCGGTTCTCGTGTTATGGTTGCCAAGGAGGCCAAGACTTCTCCAGCTGCGAAAGAGGCTATTGCAGCTTGCCCTGGTGTTCCGGATTCGGAGTGGGAAGCCACGTACAAAAAGCCAACAGGTGGTATTTTGACTGTTACTTCTGAGATGGGTGAGCCAATTCACAAGATTGCCACCCGTGGAGTTATCTTCTGGAAGGAGATGGACAAGACGATATTCTCACTTCCAAAGGCCAAGATGTTGGAGGctctgaagaagaagaagtctTACATCATCTCCAAGTTAAATGCTGATTTCCAGAAACCATGGTTTGGAAGAAATGCCGATGGTGTCTGTGATCTTGGTGATATGACGTACGAGGAGGTTGCAACACGTTGTGTCGAGTTGATGTACGTTAGGAAATCGAGTCGTTGGATTGATCCTACCCTCAGAAACTTTACTGGTACATTCCTCAGACGTGTTGAGGAGAGGTTTGCTGATGCTCCAACCACCTCCGTTATCCAGCATTTCAATGATCTTGAGGAGCCAGACGATGCTGTTGCCAAGGTGTTCTCCAAGTATCCGGGTGCCAAGACCCAGATTATCAGTGCTGAAGACTGCGACTACTTCATCAGTATGTGCTTGAGTCCTACGCAAAAGCCCGTTCCATTTGTTCCAGTTCTTGACGAGAACTTCGAgtacttcttcaaaaaggACTCCCTTTGGCAATCTGAGGACCTGGAAGCAGTTGTTGGCGGTGATGTGCAAAGAACCTGTATTCTTCAGGGTCCTGTTGCTACTCGCTATGCTACCAAGGTTGATGAGCCTATCAAGACAATTTTGGACGACATTCATGAAGGCCACATCAAGAAGCTGCTCAAGGATGagtatgatgatgatattgcCAATGTTCCAGTGGTTGAATACTTTGCCGTTGATGACCAAATATCAGAAGAGCCTATCAAGCATTTGAAGATCAGCCACCCAAGCAAGGGTACCGTTGAGTACTCTGTGAACTCACATTTGCCAgacattgaaaaatggTTCAAAGTGTTGGCAGGCAAGGAGTTCAACTGGAGACGTGcattcatttcttctaAGGTGTTTGTTGAGGGATACAACCATGCAGCAAATGCAGCAAGAAAGGTTTTAAAGCCTCACAAGCATATGCAGGTTTCTATTAGCGGGTTGGATAAGGATGATGAGTCTATCGTGATTTCGGCATCTATTCCGATCAGAGGTCAGCAACGCGAGGTTGTCAACATTTCCAGAAGTGGATCCAAAATCTTAATGAAGCTCATCGAGTCCAGAACGCACGATGGAGTGCCTGTGGCTCTTGAACTTCTTTACGATTATGATCCATCGGATGGATTTGCTCCAATTAGAGAACAGATGTCCGACAGGAACACTAGGATCAAAGAATTCTACTGGAAGGTTTGGTTTGGTGCCAAGTCCCCAGTTGACCTTGACTTCTCAGTTGATTCTACAATTGATGGTGGATCTACTACTATCAATCCAAAGGATATAGTGGAGCTAACTCATGCTGTTGGAAACTCCTGCGAGTACTTTGTTCCTAGACCTGACCGCGAGCAGCTCGCTCCAATGGATTTCGCTATTGTGATTGGCTGGAGAGCTATCATGAAGGCCATTTTCCCTAAGACCGTTGACGGGGACATTTTAAAGTTGGTCCATTTGTCGAACTCTTACAGAATGATCTCCGGCTCTACCCCATTGAAGGCTGGTGATAAGGTTTCTTCCGATGCAAACATCGTGTCTGTTATCAATGGTCCGACCGGCAAGACTGTCAGAGTCGTTGGACATATCTACAGGAGTGGTAAGGAGGTCATACAGGTTATATCCGAATTCTTCTACCGTGGCCATTACACAGATTATGAGCACACGTTCAAGAAAATTGTGGAGACCCCTGTTGAGTTGAAGTTGACAACAGCAAAGGATGTTGCAGTTTTGAAATCGAAGGAATGGTTCCACTGTGACTCAGAGACTGCGCTTTTGGGTAAAGTGCTCACCTTCAGACTTACCTCTGTCTACAAGTATAAGTCTGAGGATGTTTATTCGTACGTTTCCACATCTGGTGCTGTCTGTTACGAGCTCCTAACAAAGGAGGTTAAGAAGGTTGCAAACGTCGAATACGTCGCTGGTGAGTCTTTCGGCAACCCGGTTATAGAGTATTTGTCAAGAACCGGTAAGCCGATCGAGCAGCCTCTCATGTTTGAAAACAAGATTCCGTTAGCTAAAGCATTGAGGACGAAATCTCCAGGTTCGAACGAAACTTATGCTGCTGTTTCTGGTGACTTCAACCCTATTCACGTCAACAAGGTGTTCAGCTCTTACGCTGATCTACCAAGCACCATCACTCATGGAATGTTTTCATCCGCCTCTATCAGATCATTGGTTGAGATGTATGCGGCAGATGGTGTGGCACCTAGAGTGCGTGCGTACACTGCAAACTTTGTTGGTATGGTCTTGCCTAACGATGAGTTGAGCACTACTCTAGAGCATGTTGGTATGATAAATGGACGTAAGATCATCAAAATAGAGACGAAGAAGGTGGAGACAGATGAAGTCGTCCTCACTGGTGAAGCTGAGATTGATCAACCTATAACGACATTTGTGTTCACTGGACAGGGATCTCAGGAGCAGGGAATGGGTATGGATCTTTACAAGACATCCGAGGTTGCTCGTGCCGTCTGGGATAAAGCTGACAAGCACCTTATTGACACATACGGATTCTCCATTTTGAACATCATAACAAACAATCCTAAGGAGTTGACTGTTCACTTCGGTGGTCCAAAGGGCCGTGCCGTTAGAGAGAACTATATCTCTATGCTATTCGAATATGTCGATGAGAATGGTCATCTAAAGTCCGAGAAGATTTTCAAGGgtattgatgaaaatactaCGACATATACCTTCCGCTCAAGTAACGGTCTTCTTTCAGCTACGCAATTCACACAACCCGCATTGACATTGATGGAGAAGGCGGCATTTGAGGATATGAAATCCAAGGGATTGATTCCTGAGAAGTGCATGTTTGCTGGTCACTCTCTTGGTGAGTATTCCGCTCTTGCTTCTATAGCAAGTGTTATGCCTATCGAGTCCTTAGTGGATGTTGTTTTCTATAGAGGTATGACTATGCAAGTCGCTGTTCCAAGAGACAATCTAGGAAGATCCAATTATGGTATGGTTGCTGTTGACCCAAGACGTGTTGGCAAatcatttgatgatgaaggaCTTCGCTTTGTCATTGAGCACATTGACAAACAAACAGGATGGTTGCTTGAGATTGTTAACTATAACGTCGAGAACCAACAGTATGTGGCCGCTGGTGATTTGCGTGCCTTGGATACATTAACAAACactttgaatattgtcaaaatgcagaaaatcgatatttcaaagcttttGGAAATGATGCCAATTGAAAAGGTTGCCGAGGAGTTGAGCAAAATCGTTGCTAAGGTGTCTAAAGACTCGTTAGCAAAGCCTCAGCCAATCACACTGAAACGTGGATTTGCATGTATTCCATTGAGAGGAATATCGGTTCCATTCCATTCTTCATACTTGAGATCCGGTGTTAAACCATTCAAGAGATTCCTTATCAAGAAGATTCCAAAGTCTGCTGTTAAACCAGCAAGCTTGATTGACAGGTATATTCCAAACTTAACTGGTAAGCCATTCGAACTTACCAAGGATTACTTTGAGTATGTCTACAAACTTACGCATTCAGACAAGATTAAGGAAATTTTGGACAATTGGGAATCTTATGAAAAGGCATAA